From Bacteroidota bacterium:
AGATCCATTTTATCAGTTATGCGGTCCCGATACGGCTCGACGGATTTGTGGGGAATATCCTCTACCACGAGGTCGAAATTTCCACATATCCGCTCTTCGATTTCCCCCTCTACACCCCCGCTCTGGCGAGCAAAATCGTCGAAGTTGCGAAATTCGAAAAACTGGACATCGTCCATGCGCACTATGCCATCCCGCATGCGATCAGCGCCTATCTCGCGAAACAGATCCTGGGGGCCACCGGCCCGAAGATCGTTACCACGCTTCACGGCACCGATATCACGCTGGTCGGGCTCGAACCGAGCTACCTCCCCGTGATGAAATTCAGCATCGAGAAGAGCGATGGCGTCACCGCCGTCTCCCGCTCGCTCAAGGAGAAGACCCTCACGAACTACCATATCGACAAAGAGATCCAGGTCATACCGAATTTTGTCGATACCGAGAAATATCGCCGGATCGATGCCGCCAAGGTCCGGAAAGCCCTCGCCCCGTCAGGGGAAAAGGTGGTCGTCCATGTCTCCAACTTCAGGATGGTCAAGAGGGTGCAGGACGTCGTACGGATTTTCGAAATCGTCCGCCGGAAGATCCCGGCAAAGTTGCTCCTGGTCGGAGACGGGCCCGACCGGTCGAGTTGCGAGCAACTCGTGCGCGAGCTCGGGCTTGTCGAAGATGTGCGGTTCCTGGGCAAACAGATCGAGCTGGTCGAACTCCTCTCCGCTTCAGACCTGTTTCTCATTCCCAGCCAGTCCGAGAGTTTCGGACTCTCCGCGCTTGAGGCGATGGCCTGCGAACTGCCGGTCGTCGGATCGAGCGTCGGCGGGCTTCCCGAGCTCATCGTCCATGGCGAGACCGGCTACATCGCCGAAATCGGGGATGTTGAGCGCATGGCAAAGTATGCGATCGAGCTTCTCACAAACGATGCAAGGTACAAGATCTTCTCCTCGGCAAGCCGGCGCAGAGCAGTCGACACATTCAGGGCGGAAAAGATCATCGACCAGTACGAATCTTACTACGAGCAGGTTCTTGCCGAGAAATCCGCTCTCGTTCTTTAACCACCCCCGGGTTGCGGGCGGGGCATGCGCCGCCCCTGCGACATCTATTATCCGGTTCAGTACCGCCGTCCTCTTCACCCTCACGTTTTCGACTTCCTTCGCGCGCACAGAGCCTCTGGGGGAGCCTCCGGGGCAGCAGCCGGGACGAAACCCGACAGTCGAACGGATCGTTTCGGAGATTTCCGCCGACACTCTCCGCGCGACCATCGACCGCCTCGTGGGGTTCAAGACACGCCACACTCTCTCCGATACGACGAGCGATTCCCGAGGCATCGGTGCGGCGCGCCGCTGGATCAAGGGGGAGTTCCTTCGTCATGCGGGGGCGAGCCACGGGCGCATGACGGTGGAATTCCAGGAGTCGATCGCCCCCCTTTCCAGGCGTGTTCCCCGTCCGGTGAACATCGTGAATGTGATCGCGACTCTCCGGCCCGCCGTTTCGCAGGCCCCGGAAAGGATTTTTCTCATTTCAGGCCACTACGATTCCCGGATCAGCGACGCGCTCGATTCAACGGGCGAGGCGCCGGGTGCGGACGACGACGGCAGCGGCACCGCTCTGGTCCTCGAACTCGCCAGGGTCATGAGCAAGTATCAATTCAGGGCAACGATCGTCTTCGCCGCGTTCGCGGGCGAGGAACAGGGCCTGCTCGGCTCGACCGAGGCGGCAAGGGCCGCCTCATCGGGCGGATGGCGGCTCGAAGGTGTCCTGAATAACGACATCGTCGGAAGCAGCCGGGGAGGAGACGGAAGGATTGAGAGCACGTCGGTCCGGATTTTTTCGGAGGCCTACAGCCCGGCCGATACGGGTGCGGCGTTCCGCCGGCGGAATCAGCTCGGCCTGGAAAATGACGGCGGGTCGCGGGCGCTCGCGCGGTATGTCAAGGAGACAGGGGAACTTTTTGTCCCGAATTTTGCGGTCACGATGATCTACCGGGGGGACCGTTTTCTCCGCGGCGGAGACCATTCGTCCTTCCATGCACGGGGATTTCCCGCCGTCCGGTTGACCGAATCGGCCGAGAATTTCGATCATCAGCACCAGAACGTACGGTCGGAGAGGGACCGTGCCTACGGCGATCTGCCCGAATTTGTCGACGCGGGATATTGCGCACGCGTGGCCAGGGTGAACGCCGCCGCGCTCGCCTCCCTCGCGCTTGCGCCCTCCGCTCCCGACAGTGTTGAGATGGTGACACGCGACCTCGGGTACGACACCCAATTGCGATGGCGAAGGAACAGGGAACCGGACCTCGCCGGCTATGCGATCCGGTACCGGGAGACCACCGCCCCCGTCTGGCAACACAGCCTGTTCACGAAGGACACCACCGCCCTCCTGCCGGTTTCAAAAGACGATTTCATCTTCGGAGTCCAGTCGGTGGACGCCGGTGGAAACCAGAGTATTGTCGTCACCCCGCGCCCGGCCAACCGTTGAACCCCCGGCGCGAGAGCGGGATGGGACGGGGTTTCATCCTGATATTGTCATCCTGGGTCCTCCCATGTCATCCTGAGCGAAGCGAAGGATCTTCCCGGCCGAACGAACGGGATCCTTCGGTCGCTACGCTCCCTCAGGATGACAAGTTCGCCCGGATTGAGGCACGACGCGCGATGGGGGATGTTTTGATTCGAATGGATTTTTTACTATACTTTCCGAATTGTTCCGGTCCCGGTCGGCTCACGATTGAATCACGACTTTCTTGAAAAGGAGTATCTCCATGCGTCCATTGTTCAGGCTCGGTAGCGCCACTCTCCCGCCGGCATCCCTCCGGTTCATGTTCCTCTTAGCGGCGGCGGTCGCCCTTGTGGGGATTCCCGCTTTGCCCGGATGCGGCGGAGGCGGAGGCGACCAGGAGATCCGGATCGGCGAGTATTCCTCGCTCACCGGCACCGCGGCGACATTCGGAACATCGACGGACAAGGGGGCGAAGCTCGTCGTCGAGGAGACGAACGCGGCAGGCGGGGTGCTCGGCAAACAGATCAAGCTGATTGTGGAAGACGACCAATCGAAACCCGAAGAGGCGGCGACGGTCGTGACCAAGCTGATCACACGGGACGGCGTCAAGGCCGTCGTCGGTGAAGTCGCTTCCAGCCGGAGCCTGGCGGCGGCTCCGATCTGCCAGTCGAACGGCGTGCCGATGGTCTCTCCCTCCTCCACCAATCCGAAAGTCACCCAGGTCGGGGATTACATTTTCCGTTGCTGTTTCATCGACGAATTCCAGGGAGATGTCATCGCCCGGTTTGTCAGCGGCAGCATGAAGATGAAAAAGGCGGCGATTCTGAAAGATGTGAAAAACGAGTACAGCGTCGGTCTCGCGCAGTATTTTACCAAGAGTTTTACCAACATGGGCGGCGAGGTCGTGGCCGAACAGGCCTATAGCGAAGGGGACGCCGATTTCAAGGCGCAGCTGACGGCCCTCAAGGCCGCTAAACCCGATATCATCGTCGTGCCGGGTTACTACAACGAAGCTGCTCTGATCGTCAAGCAGGCGCGTGAACTGAATATCACCGTGCCGTTCATGGGAGGGGACGGGTGGGACTCCGCGAAGCTGCTCGAGATCGGCGGGGCGGCGATGGAAGGGACGTTCTATGCCAACCATTACAGCACCGAAGATACACGCGAGGTTGTCCAGAATTTTGTGAAGAAATTCCGCGCCAAGTACAACGAAACTCCCGATGCCATTGCCGCGCTCAGCTACGACGCGGCTAGGATCCTGATCGAGGCGATCCGGCGCGCCGGGACGACCGACGGCCCCAAACTGCGCGATGCGATCGCCGCGACCAAGGACTACGACGGAGTCACCGGAACGATTACGCTGAACAGCGAGCGCAATGCGACGAAATCGGCCGTCATCCTGACGATCAAGGACGGCAAGCTGGTCCTCAAAGAGACGATCCGGCCCTGACCATCCGACTCCGTAACGATCACCGTTCCCGGCGCGCATGAGCGAACTGCTCCAGCAGGTCATCAACGGCATTTCCCTCGGCAGCATCTATGCGCTTATCGCACTCGGCTACACGATGGTCTATGGGGTGTTGCGCTTCATCAATTTCGCGCACGGCGACGTCTTCATGGTGGGCGCGTTCGTAGGGTATTACGCCGCCCCCCACATCATCCCCCTCGTAGGGGGTTCGCTTTTTCTGGCCGGGCCGCTCACCCTTCTTCTCGCCATGCTCGTCTGCTCGATCCTCGGAGTCACGATCGAAAAACTGGCGTATAAGCCTCTCCGGTTCAGGCCGAAGCTCACCATCCTGATCACGGCCATCGGCGTGTCGCTCTTTCTCGAGTTCGGCGGGCAGCTCGTGTTCGGACCGGATCCAAAATCATTCCCCACCCTCCTCCCCTCGACGGTGCTCATTAATACGCCGAACCTCGTCCTGAACTCGACTCCCGTGATCGTGATCGGAACGGCGGTCGTTCTCATGATCCTCCTCCGGTTTGTCGTGCAAAAAACAAGGATGGGGACCGCGATGCGGGCGGTCTCCTACAACCAGACCGCGGCAAGCCTGATGGGAATCAATATCAGCACGGTAATTTCCTTCACGTTCATGCTGGGATCGAGTCTCGCCGCTGCGGCGGGAATCCTCTGCGGGAGCCTCTACCCGAGCATCAATCCCCTCATGGGAGTCTTTCCCGGACTCAAGGCGTTTATCGCCGC
This genomic window contains:
- a CDS encoding branched-chain amino acid ABC transporter permease, whose product is MSELLQQVINGISLGSIYALIALGYTMVYGVLRFINFAHGDVFMVGAFVGYYAAPHIIPLVGGSLFLAGPLTLLLAMLVCSILGVTIEKLAYKPLRFRPKLTILITAIGVSLFLEFGGQLVFGPDPKSFPTLLPSTVLINTPNLVLNSTPVIVIGTAVVLMILLRFVVQKTRMGTAMRAVSYNQTAASLMGINISTVISFTFMLGSSLAAAAGILCGSLYPSINPLMGVFPGLKAFIAAVLGGIGNIPGAALGGFIIGLLETFVTGYLSPTYRDAIAFGILILILLFRPSGIFGRYEAEKV
- the bshA gene encoding N-acetyl-alpha-D-glucosaminyl L-malate synthase BshA, producing MNIGISCYPTYGGSGVIAAELGKALAQRGHKIHFISYAVPIRLDGFVGNILYHEVEISTYPLFDFPLYTPALASKIVEVAKFEKLDIVHAHYAIPHAISAYLAKQILGATGPKIVTTLHGTDITLVGLEPSYLPVMKFSIEKSDGVTAVSRSLKEKTLTNYHIDKEIQVIPNFVDTEKYRRIDAAKVRKALAPSGEKVVVHVSNFRMVKRVQDVVRIFEIVRRKIPAKLLLVGDGPDRSSCEQLVRELGLVEDVRFLGKQIELVELLSASDLFLIPSQSESFGLSALEAMACELPVVGSSVGGLPELIVHGETGYIAEIGDVERMAKYAIELLTNDARYKIFSSASRRRAVDTFRAEKIIDQYESYYEQVLAEKSALVL
- a CDS encoding ABC transporter substrate-binding protein, giving the protein MRPLFRLGSATLPPASLRFMFLLAAAVALVGIPALPGCGGGGGDQEIRIGEYSSLTGTAATFGTSTDKGAKLVVEETNAAGGVLGKQIKLIVEDDQSKPEEAATVVTKLITRDGVKAVVGEVASSRSLAAAPICQSNGVPMVSPSSTNPKVTQVGDYIFRCCFIDEFQGDVIARFVSGSMKMKKAAILKDVKNEYSVGLAQYFTKSFTNMGGEVVAEQAYSEGDADFKAQLTALKAAKPDIIVVPGYYNEAALIVKQARELNITVPFMGGDGWDSAKLLEIGGAAMEGTFYANHYSTEDTREVVQNFVKKFRAKYNETPDAIAALSYDAARILIEAIRRAGTTDGPKLRDAIAATKDYDGVTGTITLNSERNATKSAVILTIKDGKLVLKETIRP
- a CDS encoding M28 family peptidase gives rise to the protein MPRNPLSFFNHPRVAGGACAAPATSIIRFSTAVLFTLTFSTSFARTEPLGEPPGQQPGRNPTVERIVSEISADTLRATIDRLVGFKTRHTLSDTTSDSRGIGAARRWIKGEFLRHAGASHGRMTVEFQESIAPLSRRVPRPVNIVNVIATLRPAVSQAPERIFLISGHYDSRISDALDSTGEAPGADDDGSGTALVLELARVMSKYQFRATIVFAAFAGEEQGLLGSTEAARAASSGGWRLEGVLNNDIVGSSRGGDGRIESTSVRIFSEAYSPADTGAAFRRRNQLGLENDGGSRALARYVKETGELFVPNFAVTMIYRGDRFLRGGDHSSFHARGFPAVRLTESAENFDHQHQNVRSERDRAYGDLPEFVDAGYCARVARVNAAALASLALAPSAPDSVEMVTRDLGYDTQLRWRRNREPDLAGYAIRYRETTAPVWQHSLFTKDTTALLPVSKDDFIFGVQSVDAGGNQSIVVTPRPANR